Part of the Antedon mediterranea chromosome 6, ecAntMedi1.1, whole genome shotgun sequence genome, ATAATGTATAGCCCTGCATGGCTAATAGGGTTTTAGCACAATAGGGTTTATTTGACAATGGTGTAGGCCTAACACACACCAACGTGTGAGGGCCAATTCTCAATAGGACAGGCTATGACGTACTTCCGTATTTCTCCATTTCGAGTACACTAATCGATCcatgatatataatataatactctCAGGGTTACGTCACGTGGAAactatttggtttttttttgttcagcTCATGTGACCCGGAACAGATACTGTTGTCATTACAGTATTGTCTTCATAAATGAATATCTTTTGAACGTAGTTTGTGTTGTAGACGCTCAGAGTGTTATATAGACAAAATTCAGTGGTTGACAATTCTTAAACATGTTGTCCCGGTCATATTTATGTTCAAATATAGTATTACTTGTCATTTCAAGCGGTAAGTACACAGTGTATGTCTACAAGTTCTAAGTACGAGTCGCATTATGGGGTTAGTTTGCAGACCTAATACATTTCAACGAAGTTCGAAGAATGGAACGCGGCGTTACATTAAGCGTTACGTCACTTCCTGTTACGTCATTGCTATATATCAGGCGAGCATTATCCTTCCGTTAATGTTCTTGAAAGTCCGTACAAATTCAAATTTGTGTCGCCTGTCAGAAAACTATTCTAAACTAAAAGCCATCGCTATACTGTACCATTTATATTATCATCGTTATTCATTTCAATTTACTTTCGTCCTcagtaaaaatgaaaatatattgagTGTTCatggaatttaaaaatattacaacATATGTTAAACATTAGgttaaaacatacaaaacacattttattaaaatataaaaacatcaaaatggtACTGTAGTAGGTAGGGtatacagattaaaaaaaagattacgTCACACTGTGCACGTGTGCATCCAACAAAAATaggaaaatataatataataatatatatacggTAACTTACTAGCTTGGATACACAGTGATCAATATCTCGAGCTCCTTAGGACTAAGTGTGTGTTGGAAcactcaattattatttttcaatgataaatttttgtttacaactCTGTCATAGGCCTacgtgttttgttttttttagtccGGGTGAATGACATTCTCGCCTCACTGATTTTACTTATGACGCAACAACCATATATTTCAGcgaataaatatatacaaataataatagcatAATAATTTATACTACTGTCGTGAATAATTGTGTAGCCCACAACTTattatactaaaataaaaaaacaggaTTCATTTAAATTCAAAAGCTTTCCTGTTGGTTTAAAAAATAGACAAATTGATTGACAgtatcagggccgtagccagcatgggttttttttcaattgtcACCGCCCACTCCAATTCCCCAGCACagatcgtcatattttatattaataattatatttaggcctattaagtattgcctcgtctgtttttaacATCTCACTACGGCCTTGTATAGTATAGTCTTTTAGCCtcgttatataggcctaccatgtgTAGGCtatattaatcaaattaattttctaTAACTCCGATACCCCATAGATCCTGTTTCTCTGGGATATCCATAATTAAAAAGGGCGCTTTTGAACAGCAATGCGATtctaaattatgtatttttcaGACAGTAAGGCTGGGTTGGTGATTAGAGCTTACCACATCCtataacaattgtttttaaagtttacattttcacatgtttaacaaattataagaaccaataattatttattaatatgcaTAGAGAACCATTAAACCGCCCAGTGATATACTGgaaaataatcaatgtttaaAGGGTTAAAATGCGGAAATCTGCGAGATTGCAAAACTGCGATTCGAACCCCgacatttattaatttctttctctttttttttaactttagtgGCATCATCGGACAAACTATACACCAATGATTCGCTTAGATTTCTGGTGTTAGCGGACTGGGGTGGCTTACCAATATCTCCATATTTTACTCCGATTGAGGTTTCTGTAGCTAAAGTTATGGGTGATATTGCTACAAATTATAAGTCAGAATTTGTGCTAGCGCTGGGAGATAACTTCTATTTCAACGGTGTAGAGAACGAGCATGATCGGCGATTTAAGGTAGTTTTCCATATGAATGCTATTGTAAGAATTATTAAAGACAGGGGAGTGTGCGGGGTGAGAATTTCGCGCCGAAGGCACTAACGATGGGCCTGGGTACGGTGGGGGGCTGGTTTGTATATTTTTAGTAAGTGAAATGTAAAGGGGCGCCTGATTTGTTCATTCGTTTTCATTTTGCATTTTGTTAATTGTAAAAGACTTTCAATTTTGTATTTAGGACACATTTGAAAATGTTTACACAGCACCATCACTCGATATACCATGGTATATTGTTGGTGGCAACCATGACCACGTTGGTAACATTACAGGACAAACAGAGTATACAAACATATCACCAAGATGGTAAGGCTCAAACCTGGTTATTGGTACTTTATCTAGATTTCCCAATATAAATTGTGTTTCACGTGTATCGCCCAGTAGGCCTATCTTATTTCATAACCTAAccattaggcctaatttaacCTTAATACAGACACCACATGTGATGCACATGTGATGCTGTGTTACGGGATTGTCTTATGATACTGTGCCAACATTATCTTATGTTTGGAGATAAATCACTGAGAATCGGGTACACAAAACtattacattaattttaaaaaaatcagatTGGAACATCAGATAGACGTAGCAGCCTACTAAAAATTGAGATCAAAGCACTGTCAAAGTTTCCCAGAGGTACAGCCACCTCTACAACTACTACAAGATGCCTTAGACGAATGGTTTTCAGAATATTTGTTTCTCAGCAACGATTTTCAACTGACCAAAACGTcgatttaaaaacttttttcagCCAATGCGTGTGTGCCTCTGATCACGGAGGATGTAACGTTCATGGTCTGATATTGGTGCCATGCCCCTACTCTGATCATGGTCAAGAGAATTTTCTCCATGGTCTAATAGAACTTGGAGACCGGTTTAGCAATAAAGGGAAacgaatattaatttaattattgtttttttttaggaattTCCCATCCCTGTACTACAGACTAAAGTTTGACATACCAAATACAAAATCATCAATATTAATAGTGATGATTGATACTGTCGTGTTATGTGGTAACTCCGATATGCTGTTTCCTGGATCAGCGCCTACAGGGCCAGATGATCCCCAGGCAGCTGAAGAGCAATGGGCGTGGATTGAGCAACAACTAAACAATTCTCAAAAGTAAGTGATTTACTcctaaaacaaacaatacaaagtTGTCATCTTGTGTCTGCCTGCCTTAATgcgttcccactagagacgcaacacaacgatgAACGCACCataagggatttgaccaatcacaaccaaTCACTTATTCGAtgtgtcgcttgtcattggtcaactcgcttacgttgtgtctacgtccttgcgttgcgtcctagtgggaaccaagccaaCCAAGAACGGACTCAAATGAAGTACAACGCTTTTTGTGACAGAGGGGTAAATATGTCCCTATCGTTTATACATGGTAAATAAGCCCTAAAAGTGCCTATGTATGACTCGTACTGTTATTGCATTTACTTTCACAACCTCTGTGTTATCTTTGTTTTTTGTTGCTTCttgtaaaaaaatacaaaacggTTTAATATAGGCGATGTGccaatatttgatttttttttttttaaagttaaacatACAAGTTCCTTCCTTGTTTCTTTTTCAGTTTTGAATATGTGATAGTTGCCGGTCATTTCCCTGTATGGTCTGTGGCACATCATGGTCCCACCGAGTGCCTGGTATCACGACTACAACCACTCTTAAACAAGTACCGAGTTAATGCATATTTCTGTGGACATGACCATAATTTACAAGTATGacttaacctctgtctacactatcaaactttatgtgacaaaaaaatgtgctgtgcccatatatcgacatgatgatgtcctatcactattatatttaagcatgtcactaccatatttgggaacatcacacttttttgtcaaactagtaaaCTAATACCGAATAAACAAAATCTATAAATATGATCGAATCAAGCAGattttgtttgtaggcctactatattgagaaaaataaaattagcaaAAACCACGCAATTACATTCTATATAGtcaaaattttaaagaaaaataatcaaaatgtaTGGCATGCCATGAAAAGAATAACAAGCTTGATGATCGCTCTAGCTAATGCTTAAATTAGTAATTTCATATACATAGAAAATAACTCATTAGCACATGTACTTAGGAGTTCATCAAATCAGAATGAAAATAGAACAAATATTTATGAGTTGTTAACTCGTATCGTTTAATCATTATATTAATTTTCCGTAACGGCTCTTCCAAATTACATTCAGTCCTATCTGCTgaatctatttattctttaaaGCGCTGTgtacactatgaaactagtttgacaacaaaatgatgtgtgaaaatatggtagtgatacgacatcaccatgtctatatatgggcacatcacattattttgtcacataaagtttaatagtgtagacgagctttactgtattaatttgtttgttcattaatatttattaacatgATTGATATCTAATTGTAAGCTATAGaggtaattaaaatgaattgaaCCATTACtaactaaaattatttatttgaatttcaGTATCTTAAGGAGGACAATTCAACAgtgaaatattttgttattggtTCAGCCAATTTTGTAGATCCATCCAAGTCGCATATGGATAGTGTACCACCTAACTCGCTGAAATTTTTCTATTCACAACCAGTAGGTGGATTTGCGTATCTAACAGCAACGTCACAGAATATAACACTGACGTTTGCAGATGGACATGAAGGAAAGGATATCTACCAAAACATTATCCTACCGAGATCTAAGAATTTCTAAAACACTAAaactactttttttaaacaatattttgtatCAAATAGTTGATTGAGGTGATTACTTTATTTTTTCtagttattttatatattatataatcatattatattatttttatattatacataatttCGCACTActcctttaggcagttatattcaagagaacGGACTAATTTGGAAAGAGTTACCATGCGGTAGCTTATAGTTTACTACGGGTAAAAAAATGGGTTTTTGGAAACTCGGACTGGGCATGCTCAAACACCAAAGCATGTCTAGGAGAAGATAGTCTATGAGATGTATGTAGACTAGTAGTCTAGTCTGTAAAGAACTGTTCAATAAACAAAGTTTGGCTGTCAACCTAgtcattatattaataataatagtctaaTCCTTCTTCTATGGTAAATAGTTTTAGTGAATGGTGTGTATACCCTGGTGTGTATACCCTGGTGTGCATACCCTGGTGTGCATTCCCTGGTGTGCATTCCCTGGTGTGCATTCCCTGGTGTGCATTCCCTGGTGTGCATTCCCTGGTGTGCATTCCCTGGTGTGCATTCCCTGGTGTGCATACCCTGGTGTGCATACCCTGGTGTGCATACCCTGGTGTGCATACCCTGGTGTGCATACCCTGGTGTGTATATAGATGAATTGTTTGATTAGTCACTATGACCTTAGGTAGTAACGCTTCTACCTCggaatatgtacagtactatagtttaggattatatttttgttctatAAGTAAGCCATGGactttgttctgaaataaaagttgattgtttgatttaattaattgtttaataagtTAAATCAACTACAGAAGGCTGTTATCACTCCtgattattattcattgataaccaaataaataatgttattttaaatataatattttaaaaatacaaacataattacAAGAGTATGATATAACGTGTGCACATTTTGTGAatgattttaaacaatgtagaattttgtgtaatatttttatagaaaaatgcTATTAAAATACCAAAACATTGAGTCATAAATAATTTCTTTAgcatattttaatgtatgtatTCAATAACccaatgtatactgtatttttatatattataataaaataatgatctTCTTCCATTCTTCAAATTAATGTGTTATTTAAAAGAGTCAACGGCCTACTATACTAATAATGAAAACTGTTACTCTTTTAGAATTATGCAACTTAAAAAGTAGTTGTAACCTAGACTTGAAACAGGTCtttgattttgataaattaaaaaaataaattaaataaatgataacgttaaaatattttattactattaagaATAACaacttataattattatttaattattgtatttctctctctctgtagtgttccttttaaaattacatttaactGTTTATTCCTCAAGTTCACTTCTTTAAAACCTGCCAATTACTATTCTCTTGATTGTAAAACTTGTGACAAAATTGATTGACTTTTTTCAACTACAAACAACTTAAAGTTAAAATTTTCCTGACTGAAATAACTCGGCCCAAACCTTGCCATTAGGATATTCATATTCTTCTATACACTTAGCTGTAAGTTCTGAAGAGTAACCAGGCTCCTacaatttcaaacaaaatgttAGTTTTAACTATTATACAAACATGGTTTTGTATAATAGCGCCACCATAAAGTTGGTGATTTTTTGTGATTCCAGCTCAAGTTGAGGTATGACACGCTATGTGTGCCAAAAGCTGAATTAAAATTTAGAACCAGGACTATGATGTGTGGTGTGATGATGAAAAGGATGAAAAGCAGTGTTTATAATTCTTGATGTAATGATAGTATGTGACAatagaatttattttaagttaGACATTATGATACATGGTTCTTTTCTATGATATTGGAAATATATTAGACACAGTGCACCAAGACTAGTTACGGCTTACACACACTAAGAGTGACGAACACAGGTGAGATGCGCAATGTCTAACATCGACTATCCTTCAAGAAATTGAAATGAAATCATGATTGAAAATGTCTTTTAAATGGAAACGAAGTGTTAATAGtgctactactgtataatacaaATCACCTCGTGTGTGTAATgtatttgtaaattaattttaattcctgcctttaaatcttttataatataaatgaaaccatgaaacaaatatatttactaCTGCAAACATGAAgtaaaaacgtttttaaacctCAAAACTTTTTTTGACAATAAACCTTTACCAGTCAACTAAGCCAAAATTACCTATTATCAATATTCTGTAATgcttaatataatatatcaaactttaaaaaaagtgaGGAAAACCATTATGATTCTAAAGATTCCTTAAGTAAACAAAGtttgaaatattgtttttatatttaaaacttatTAGTTGACCCTAGATTCTGTGTCCTGTTTAAATAGATCTTAATGGCGGTATTTAAAGTAAAATCTAAAATTTTAGTTCATTAATTCGTACAAACAAATACCAGTTGTGGATATCAAAAACTTACCTTAGGTGGTAAATAGTTTGTTCCTTTCATTTTCACTGGATAAACAAATTTGTCACGTAGATGTTCAACAAACTCTATGActctaaaatattaaaacaaataacaaatggTCTATTGTTTATAAGGTATAAAACATTCCTCGTCCataatgatgtcaatctttccAACATTCCTCATTCATGATGTCAATCTTTCCAACATTCCTCATTCATGATGTCAATCTTTCTAACATTCCTCATTCATGATGTCAATCTTTCTAACATTCCTCATTCATGATGTCAATCTTTCCAACATTCCTCATTCATGATGACAATCTTTCCAACAAGCATGCAAGCAGAATGTACACTGTTCACTTTTTAAAACTGGTTCTACAAGACTTTTAAATCTATTGATTTTATATGACTTGCAGATTAAAAATTGTAACAAATATGTTACATTACTATAAGGTTGACTTCTATTTCACTTATTATAATAAAGCACCTTGTGTTAATGGAATAACTTagaacaattttcaaaattaaatgaaaCTGTAGAAATAAACATTCACCTATTCTCCATCGTTGCTGAAACACAACAGAAATCAAACATACTGATGTGGTGAACAAGCTCACAAAGCAGGACACCACCAGCATGAGGACAAACAGGTACTATAAGAAAATGAAACAATTtattaatctctgtctacactatcaaactagtttgacaaaaaagtattaagtgcccaaatatggcagtgatgtgcttaaatatggtagtgatatgacatcattataatcattttgtcacataaaggttaatagtgtagacagagctttagcatgGATGACATAAATTCCTCTCTATGGTATTAGAAGCATTAGGACAGTAtcattacaaaataatacacatcTTGATAAGTAATcaatttaaaactacaaaaacattacaataataatttgtaaaaaactCAATTAAAGGTCACCAACTGTACATCTTAATAAGGAGCTTGCGATTTGTGATAAACTAGAAGCTATGTCGTCAAGTATTCGTACACAATTTTGTAGATTCTGCTTTTTTCAAAACCTCAATCAAAATTTAGTGAGATGATGACAACATACTATAATGCATGATCATTTCCAATCTATGGTTATTTGTTCTAAGGAATCACAAAtcaaaatacaacattattatgtaaaaactttgtaaaataaacaGGCAGACAGTTTGAAAGGAACAAGTATTATTCACATGCATCCCATTAAACTTAAACTATGTATcatcaaatgaaaaaaaacaagcgaaacaaaaaaaaaagtctgTCCTTACTGTCAAACTTTTTAGCCATCAAAAGTATTGCAATGAGTTCATTGACACTGCCGACACGACAGCTATCAATTTGTAGGAATTGTAAGGAACCAGCTTGTAACATCTGCTTAAAGATCACTCTGTTCTGACACATCTCACCAGTGGCAACTCCAATGCCAAGAGGATTTAAGGCCTAGACAGTGACAACCAGATGTTATTGGGACATATCGATGTTAGTTGTCAAAACAATTTACTTTTTCCTAAATACATTTCCTTCTCATTTGAACGATCACAAGGGATGTgtcactttttgaaatgtaATTCAACAAGCCACAAAATACTAAAGAAAtcatcttaaaaatatatagatttACTTACTTGACACCACAATCATTCATATTTAAACTAGAATCACAGATGCCTACTTTCcaaatttgattaatttaataaCACAATGAAATGTTAAATTTACTTTTGCAATAGTCGCATGCCCAAGTATGTCATCTGGAGAAGTAGGCTCCTCAATCCAGAGTGGCTTAAATTGAGCAAGTTCTTTCATCCATGAAATGGCATCAGGAACATCCCACCTTTGATTACAGTCCATCatctgaaatataaaaaaaaacataaattgatcTAAAAATGTCTGCGTGTCTTTTCACATTATCTAATTTGGGTGTCGGAGTACCATACTAATTGAATCCTTAGAACTAATTCGAAATTTCCTCAGTtaccagttaagcttgaggaccagaATAAATACATGTACATATTGTAAACAAGTAATGGCAGTATTTGCATGGACATTTCGGACATTATGTTATCGTGGAGGGTAGTACAAGAAACAATTTTACTGGAAAACATTCTTTAAAGAAtagcccagtataaatatatataaaaaaaatatttcaaatgcaATCAACCAAAAAATA contains:
- the LOC140052360 gene encoding tartrate-resistant acid phosphatase type 5-like, whose amino-acid sequence is MLSRSYLCSNIVLLVISSVASSDKLYTNDSLRFLVLADWGGLPISPYFTPIEVSVAKVMGDIATNYKSEFVLALGDNFYFNGVENEHDRRFKDTFENVYTAPSLDIPWYIVGGNHDHVGNITGQTEYTNISPRWNFPSLYYRLKFDIPNTKSSILIVMIDTVVLCGNSDMLFPGSAPTGPDDPQAAEEQWAWIEQQLNNSQNFEYVIVAGHFPVWSVAHHGPTECLVSRLQPLLNKYRVNAYFCGHDHNLQYLKEDNSTVKYFVIGSANFVDPSKSHMDSVPPNSLKFFYSQPVGGFAYLTATSQNITLTFADGHEGKDIYQNIILPRSKNF
- the LOC140052358 gene encoding mitochondrial enolase superfamily member 1-like isoform X2, giving the protein MGPEKGVIHLACAAILNAIWDLYAKREKKPLWKLLTDMTPEQLVSCVDFRYITDVVTKDEATEILQQQQSTKLKREKFVCENGYPAYTTSTAWLGYSDETLREKCRKALSEGWTRFKMKIGANLEDDKRRATIMREEIGWQNALMMDCNQRWDVPDAISWMKELAQFKPLWIEEPTSPDDILGHATIAKALNPLGIGVATGEMCQNRVIFKQMLQAGSLQFLQIDSCRVGSVNELIAILLMAKKFDIPVCPHAGGVLLCELVHHISMFDFCCVSATMENRVIEFVEHLRDKFVYPVKMKGTNYLPPKEPGYSSELTAKCIEEYEYPNGKVWAELFQSGKF